In the Peromyscus maniculatus bairdii isolate BWxNUB_F1_BW_parent chromosome 20, HU_Pman_BW_mat_3.1, whole genome shotgun sequence genome, one interval contains:
- the LOC102924048 gene encoding cytochrome P450 11B2, mitochondrial isoform X2, producing the protein MALRAKADVWLARTWQCQHRMRALGTTAAPATKALKPFEAIPVYSRNKWLKMIQILREQGQENLHLEMHQAFQELGPIFRYNIGSTQVVSVMMPEDAEKLHQVESMHPYRMHMEPWVAHREQRGLRRGVFLLNGSEWRFNRLRLNPNVLSPKAVQKFVPMVDMVARDFLEALKKKVFQNARGSLTMDVQQSLFNYSIEASNFVLFGERLGLLGHDLSPGSLKFIHALHSMFKTTTQLMFLPRSLTHWTSSRVWKEHFESWDIIFEYASRCIWKVHQELRLGNPQTYSGIVAELISQGALPLDAIRANSIELTAGSVDTTTSPLLMTLFELARNPDIQRALRQESLAAEASIAANPQRAMSDLPLLRAALKETLRLYPVGGFLERILRSDLVLQNYHVPAGVLKSFQVETLRQEDVQMVYRFVLMPTSSPLLTFRPVS; encoded by the exons atGGCACTCAGGGCGAAGGCAGATGTGTGGCTGGCAAGAACCTGGCAGTGCCAGCACAGGATGAGGGCACTGGGCACCACAGCAGCACCGGCCACCAAGGCACTGAAGCCCTTTGAAGCCATCCCCGTGTACTCCAGAAACAAGTGGCTGAAGATGATACAGATCCTGAGGGAGCAGGGCCAGGAGAACCTGCACCTGGAGATGCATCAGGCCTTCCAGGAGCTGGGGCCCATTTTCAG GTACAACATAGGAAGTACACAGGTTGTGTCTGTGATGATGCCAGAGGATGCTGAGAAGCTGCATCAGGTAGAGAGTATGCACCCTTATCGGATGCACATGGAGCCCTGGGTGGCCCACAGAGAACAGCGTGGCCTGAGACGTGGCGTGTTCTTGCT AAATGGGTCTGAATGGCGCTTCAACCGACTGAGGCTGAACCCAAATGTGCTGTCACCAAAGGCCGTTCAAAAGTTTGTCCCCATGGTGGACATGGTAGCAAGGGACTTCTTGGAGGCCCTGAAGAAGAAGGTGTTTCAGAATGCTCGTGGGAGCCTCACCATGGATGTCCAGCAAAGCCTCTTCAACTACAGTATAGAAG CGAGCAACTTTGTTCTTTTTGGGGAGCGGTTGGGCCTCCTTGGCCATGACCTGAGCCCTGGCAGTCTGAAGTTCATCCATGCCTTGCATTCCATGTTCAAGACCACCACACAGCTCATGTTCTTGCCCAGGAGCCTGACTCACTGGACAAGCAGCCGGGTGTGGAAGGAACATTTTGAGTCCTGGGATATCATCTTTGAGTATG CCAGCAGATGTATCTGGAAGGTGCATCAGGAGCTCAGACTTGGCAACCCTCAGACCTACAGTGGCATCGTGGCAGAACTAATATCCCAGGGAGCTTTGCCTCTCGACGCCATCAGAGCCAACTCCATTGAGCTCACCGCTGGGAGTGTAGACACG ACAACCTCCCCCTTGCTAATGACCCTCTTTGAGCTGGCTCGGAACCCGGACATTCAGCGGGCACTTCGGCAGGAGAGCCTGGCCGCCGAGGCCAGCATTGCTGCAAACCCTCAGAGGGCTATGTCCGACCTGCCCCTGTTGCGGGCTGCCCTTAAAGAGACCTTGAG GCTCTATCCTGTGGGTGGCTTTTTGGAGAGAATTCTAAGGTCTGATTTGGTACTTCAGAACTACCATGTCCCTGCTGGG GTGCTGAAATCCTTCCAGGTGGAGACACTCAGGCAAGAGGATGTGCAGATGGTCTACCGCTTTGTTTTGATGCccacctccagccccctcctcaccTTCCGGCCTGTCAGCTAG
- the LOC102924048 gene encoding cytochrome P450 11B2, mitochondrial isoform X1, translating into MALRAKADVWLARTWQCQHRMRALGTTAAPATKALKPFEAIPVYSRNKWLKMIQILREQGQENLHLEMHQAFQELGPIFRYNIGSTQVVSVMMPEDAEKLHQVESMHPYRMHMEPWVAHREQRGLRRGVFLLNGSEWRFNRLRLNPNVLSPKAVQKFVPMVDMVARDFLEALKKKVFQNARGSLTMDVQQSLFNYSIEASNFVLFGERLGLLGHDLSPGSLKFIHALHSMFKTTTQLMFLPRSLTHWTSSRVWKEHFESWDIIFEYASRCIWKVHQELRLGNPQTYSGIVAELISQGALPLDAIRANSIELTAGSVDTTTSPLLMTLFELARNPDIQRALRQESLAAEASIAANPQRAMSDLPLLRAALKETLRLYPVGGFLERILRSDLVLQNYHVPAGTLVLLYLYSMGRNPSVFPRPERYMPQRWLERKRSFLNLTFGFGVRQCLGRRVAEVEMMLLLHHVLKSFQVETLRQEDVQMVYRFVLMPTSSPLLTFRPVS; encoded by the exons atGGCACTCAGGGCGAAGGCAGATGTGTGGCTGGCAAGAACCTGGCAGTGCCAGCACAGGATGAGGGCACTGGGCACCACAGCAGCACCGGCCACCAAGGCACTGAAGCCCTTTGAAGCCATCCCCGTGTACTCCAGAAACAAGTGGCTGAAGATGATACAGATCCTGAGGGAGCAGGGCCAGGAGAACCTGCACCTGGAGATGCATCAGGCCTTCCAGGAGCTGGGGCCCATTTTCAG GTACAACATAGGAAGTACACAGGTTGTGTCTGTGATGATGCCAGAGGATGCTGAGAAGCTGCATCAGGTAGAGAGTATGCACCCTTATCGGATGCACATGGAGCCCTGGGTGGCCCACAGAGAACAGCGTGGCCTGAGACGTGGCGTGTTCTTGCT AAATGGGTCTGAATGGCGCTTCAACCGACTGAGGCTGAACCCAAATGTGCTGTCACCAAAGGCCGTTCAAAAGTTTGTCCCCATGGTGGACATGGTAGCAAGGGACTTCTTGGAGGCCCTGAAGAAGAAGGTGTTTCAGAATGCTCGTGGGAGCCTCACCATGGATGTCCAGCAAAGCCTCTTCAACTACAGTATAGAAG CGAGCAACTTTGTTCTTTTTGGGGAGCGGTTGGGCCTCCTTGGCCATGACCTGAGCCCTGGCAGTCTGAAGTTCATCCATGCCTTGCATTCCATGTTCAAGACCACCACACAGCTCATGTTCTTGCCCAGGAGCCTGACTCACTGGACAAGCAGCCGGGTGTGGAAGGAACATTTTGAGTCCTGGGATATCATCTTTGAGTATG CCAGCAGATGTATCTGGAAGGTGCATCAGGAGCTCAGACTTGGCAACCCTCAGACCTACAGTGGCATCGTGGCAGAACTAATATCCCAGGGAGCTTTGCCTCTCGACGCCATCAGAGCCAACTCCATTGAGCTCACCGCTGGGAGTGTAGACACG ACAACCTCCCCCTTGCTAATGACCCTCTTTGAGCTGGCTCGGAACCCGGACATTCAGCGGGCACTTCGGCAGGAGAGCCTGGCCGCCGAGGCCAGCATTGCTGCAAACCCTCAGAGGGCTATGTCCGACCTGCCCCTGTTGCGGGCTGCCCTTAAAGAGACCTTGAG GCTCTATCCTGTGGGTGGCTTTTTGGAGAGAATTCTAAGGTCTGATTTGGTACTTCAGAACTACCATGTCCCTGCTGGG ACATTGGTACTACTCTATCTCTACTCCATGGGTCGAAACCCTTCAGTATTCCCGAGGCCAGAACGCTACATGCCCCAGCGCTGGCTGGAGAGGAAAAGAAGTTTCCTGAACCTGACCTTTGGCTTCGGGGTGCGCCAGTGCCTGGGGAGACGAGTGGCAGAGGTGGAGATGATGCTCCTGCTGCACCAT GTGCTGAAATCCTTCCAGGTGGAGACACTCAGGCAAGAGGATGTGCAGATGGTCTACCGCTTTGTTTTGATGCccacctccagccccctcctcaccTTCCGGCCTGTCAGCTAG